Proteins from a single region of Apium graveolens cultivar Ventura chromosome 7, ASM990537v1, whole genome shotgun sequence:
- the LOC141672423 gene encoding uncharacterized protein LOC141672423 isoform X2, with the protein MFEILNIKYKPKIHVEKHREALHSASCGAYLCGVSGWESIQGPPDEFEILQVDAEIQSDSSDESGWVTVPSPPNCVVGFDKDPYEVISGPGSLQNPEIQVQGFVVVDDISLDDQYDMSIACQSVRTSKRWGFWKSRQSCATLWGSRGGMET; encoded by the exons ATGTTTGAGATTTTAAACATTAAGTACAAACCTAAAATTCACGTAGAGAAGCACCGTGAGGCCCTGCATTCTGCGAGTTGTGGTGCTTATTTATGTGGGGTTTCTGGCTGGGAAAGTATCCAGGGTCCTCCAGATGAATTTGAAATTCTCCAGGTTGATGCTGAGATTCAAAGTGATTCTTCAGATGAGTCCGGTTGGGTAACTGTCCCTAGTCCTCCAAATTGCGTTGTCGGGTTTGATAAGGATCCATATGAGGTCATTTCTGGTCCAGGAAGCCTTCAAAATCCTGAAATTCAAG TGCAGGGGTTTGTGGTTGTGGATGATATCAGTCTTGATGATCAATATGACATGAGCATTGCCTGCCAGTCTGTCCGCACTTCCAAAAGATGGGGGTTTTGGAAATCCAGACAATCTTGTG CCACTCTATGGGGGTCCAGAGGTGGTATGGAAACGTGA
- the LOC141672423 gene encoding uncharacterized protein LOC141672423 isoform X1, translating into MFEILNIKYKPKIHVEKHREALHSASCGAYLCGVSGWESIQGPPDEFEILQVDAEIQSDSSDESGWVTVPSPPNCVVGFDKDPYEVISGPGSLQNPEIQEVQGFVVVDDISLDDQYDMSIACQSVRTSKRWGFWKSRQSCATLWGSRGGMET; encoded by the exons ATGTTTGAGATTTTAAACATTAAGTACAAACCTAAAATTCACGTAGAGAAGCACCGTGAGGCCCTGCATTCTGCGAGTTGTGGTGCTTATTTATGTGGGGTTTCTGGCTGGGAAAGTATCCAGGGTCCTCCAGATGAATTTGAAATTCTCCAGGTTGATGCTGAGATTCAAAGTGATTCTTCAGATGAGTCCGGTTGGGTAACTGTCCCTAGTCCTCCAAATTGCGTTGTCGGGTTTGATAAGGATCCATATGAGGTCATTTCTGGTCCAGGAAGCCTTCAAAATCCTGAAATTCAAG AAGTGCAGGGGTTTGTGGTTGTGGATGATATCAGTCTTGATGATCAATATGACATGAGCATTGCCTGCCAGTCTGTCCGCACTTCCAAAAGATGGGGGTTTTGGAAATCCAGACAATCTTGTG CCACTCTATGGGGGTCCAGAGGTGGTATGGAAACGTGA
- the LOC141672423 gene encoding uncharacterized protein LOC141672423 isoform X3: MFEILNIKYKPKIHVEKHREALHSASCGAYLCGVSGWESIQGPPDEFEILQVDAEIQSDSSDESGWVTVPSPPNCVVGFDKDPYEVISGPGSLQNPEIQEVQGFVVVDDISLDDQYDMSIACQSVRTSKRWGFWKSRQSCGLKF, translated from the exons ATGTTTGAGATTTTAAACATTAAGTACAAACCTAAAATTCACGTAGAGAAGCACCGTGAGGCCCTGCATTCTGCGAGTTGTGGTGCTTATTTATGTGGGGTTTCTGGCTGGGAAAGTATCCAGGGTCCTCCAGATGAATTTGAAATTCTCCAGGTTGATGCTGAGATTCAAAGTGATTCTTCAGATGAGTCCGGTTGGGTAACTGTCCCTAGTCCTCCAAATTGCGTTGTCGGGTTTGATAAGGATCCATATGAGGTCATTTCTGGTCCAGGAAGCCTTCAAAATCCTGAAATTCAAG AAGTGCAGGGGTTTGTGGTTGTGGATGATATCAGTCTTGATGATCAATATGACATGAGCATTGCCTGCCAGTCTGTCCGCACTTCCAAAAGATGGGGGTTTTGGAAATCCAGACAATCTTGTG GTCTAAAATTTTGA
- the LOC141675176 gene encoding putative disease resistance protein At5g66900, whose protein sequence is MAFLIDAALGLGFSGLLKVVKIAVKHPLNFKSNLESLENTLESVRPMFYEVCHLNRVLSRPQEETDEFVEKLHRGVDLVYKCSTVPYWNAYKLYTYSKKLEKLNKCIVKFFNVQVQGFVAVSSLRNSKGIKEINDKVDFILKFFNIKYQYENAGLHNDMLSGFSSWESVLGLPDVVFGFNKPLQDLKEMLLKDKELVKVIQAPGGCGKTTLAKLLCRDPEIQRIFGKNILFVTVSKSATSTVVVEKILKLHMPESQLPDFQNDDDAIKHLERFLKQISPSPILLVLDDVWPDLESVIDNLTFALPNYKILVTSRFCSPRFSHVYNLKSLDDEDAMSLFCHSALLKDGSSSIPFDLVEKAVKVCKGFPLALVVVGRSLSGCPEVVWRREHKKWSDGKSILDTHRVLLDCLPTSLYAPEQMDNSVKDCCMDLGSCPEDQRIPATTHMDMWEARYNLNHKDMDTHSNLNELSYRNLLDHVLTRIPTTINIHIHIGEFPPLAEIQGKSKTTHADKGIKADKMKSKNIQRSRPKLQYIRNGAFQMRKGLRGVVIRERKENVVSSKPKKEALEHEAGHFYLSKNESERLLEELREPNLLKKLLFIPNGTSGASKRNSQTRKGLPGVVIREPSSQVIPSQTSEHEATSTNVGKGKEKVIFNIEKKATKSKGDNYYLNKDESERPSQGLRGSVFNSAVMLPVPSHVQRPSTNATSSTSNQWNSERRTPPTPQPRQPEKPKKPAKSKQVEIRSSRFLEKKHLKFRNTEEIAINLLS, encoded by the exons ATGGCTTTCCTCATCGACGCAGCTCTGGGGTTAGGCTTCAGTGGATTACTCAAAGTCGTAAAAATCGCTGTAAAACATCCCCTTAACTTCAAATCCAATCTAGAATCCTTAGAAAACACACTTGAATCAGTTAGGCCCATGTTTTACGAAGTTTGTCATCTCAACAGAGTTTTAAGTCGTCCACAAGAAGAAACTGATGAGTTTGTCGAGAAATTACACCGCGGCGTGGATCTTGTTTACAAATGCAGTACAGTTCCATACTGGAATGCATATAAGTTATATACTTACTCCAAGAAGCTGGAGAAACTAAACAAATGTATAGTCAAATTTTTCAATGTACAAGTGCAGGGGTTTGTTGCAGTGAGTAGTTTGAGGAATAGTAAGGGTATTAAAGAGATTAATGATAAGGTTGATTTCATACTCAAGTTTTTTAACATTAAGTATCAATATGAAAATGCTGGTCTTCACAACGATATGTTGAGTGGGTTCTCCAGTTGGGAAAGTGTATTAGGTCTCCCGGATGTGGTTTTCGGGTTTAATAAACCTCTGCAAGATTTGAAGGAGATGCTGCTAAAAGATAAGGAGCTAGTTAAAGTGATTCAAGCGCCTGGAGGGTGCGGTAAGACTACTTTAGCAAAATTGCTTTGCCGTGATCCTGAAATTCAAA GGATATTTGGGAAAAACATACTCTTTGTGACAGTTTCAAAATCGGCCACAAGCACTGTCGTAGTTGAGAAAATATTAAAACTTCATATGCCTGAAAGCCAACTTCCTGACTTCCAAAATGATGATGATGCAATCAAACACCTGGAACGCTTCCTGAAGCAAATAAGTCCAAGTCCTATACTATTAGTGTTAGATGATGTATGGCCGGATTTGGAATCTGTGATTGACAATTTAACATTTGCATTACCAAATTATAAGATTCTAGTTACCTCCAGATTCTGTTCACCAAGATTCAGTCATGTATACAATCTGAAGAGTCTGGATGATGAAGATGCCATGAGCCTTTTCTGCCATTCTGCACTTCTAAAAGATGGCAGTTCTAGTATTCCATTTGATCTTGTGGAAAAG GCTGTGAAAGTTTGTAAAGGATTTCCATTGGCCCTTGTAGTGGTTGGGCGGTCACTCTCTGGGTGTCCGGAGGTGGTATGGAGACGTGAACACAAGAAATGGTCTGATGGTAAATCTATTTTGGATACCCACAGAGTTTTGCTTGATTGTCTACCAACCAGTTTATATGCCCCGGAACAAATGGACAATTCAGTAAAGGACTGCTGCATGGACCTCGGATCATGTCCTGAAGATCAAAGGATTCCTGCCACCACTCATATGGATATGTGGGAAGCACGGTACAATCTGAATCACAAAGACATGGATACCCACAGCAATCTCAATGAACTATCATACAGAAATCTTCTTGATCATGTCCTCACAAG AATACCAACTACGATAAACATACATATTCATATTGGTGAATTCCCACCACTTGCTGAAATTCAAGGGAAATCAAAGACCACCCATGCTGATAAAGGGATCAAAGCTGATAAAATGAAATCAAAGAATATTCAAAGAAGCAGGCCAAAGCTCCAATATATAAGAAATGGAGCTTTTCAAATGAGGAAGGGTTTGCGAGGGGTTGTGATCAGAGAACGCAAGGAAAATGTTGTATCTTCTAAGCCTAAAAAAGAAGCTCTTGAACATGAAGCCGGCCACTTTTATTTGAGTAAAAATGAATCTGAAAGGCTACTTGAGGAACTAAGAGAACCTAAtttgttaaaaaaattattatttataccAAACGGAACTTCCGGTGCTTCCAAACGGAACTCTCAAACGAGGAAGGGTTTGCCAGGTGTTGTGATCAGAGAACCCTCGTCACAAGTCATCCCATCTCAAACTTCTGAACATGAGGCTACTTCAACAAATGTCGGGAAAGGCAAGGAGAAGGTCATTTTTAATATTGAAAAGAAAGCTACAAAATCTAAAGGGGACAACTATTACTTGAATAAAGATGAATCTGAAAGGCCATCACAAGGACTCAGAGGATCCGTGTTTAACAGTGCAGTAATGTTACCAGTTCCAAGTCATGTTCAAAGGCCttcaaccaatgcaacttcaaGTACATCCAACCAATGGAACTCCGAGCGCAGAACACCCCCAACTCCACAGCCTAGGCAGCCAGAAAAGCCGAAAAAGCCAGCAAAGTCAAAACAAGTAGAGATAAGGAGTTCTAGATTTCTTGAGAAGAAGCATCTCAAGTTCAGGAATACCGAAGAAATTGCTATCAATCTTTTATCATGA